The segment GCACCACCGTAAGGAAACGTGTTGAAGTGGCTGACCTTCATGCCCTGCTCCTGGATTCGATGGCGTTGTGGCTTAGGCCGCTTTGCGTGAGTGTGTCGTTTCCGCCAACTCTTCGACCGGATTGTCCTGCTCGTATCGTTGCTTTGCCAGGAACATGTTCTCCAGCATCGCCTCTCGGCCGCGGCGAACGAACCAGACCCGCAGCTTGCGTCGCGTCGTCTCGATCTGCTCCTGCAACGCGTTCCACTTGGCCTTTTGCAATTCGGCTCCGTCGAGAGGGCGAATGCAGTCTTCGATAAACTCGTCCTTTTCCTGCATAAAACCATGCAGCAGAACTTTCGAAGCGTCCATCAGGTCCCGGCGGACCCGATCGGTGGTCGAGAAAGAAATTGCCCGGCACTCGCGAGCCAACCCTCGGGCTTTCGCGAACTGGTAAACCGCCATGTCGAACACGCCTTCACGTGCATCGGTCGGCATCTGAGACGCAAAATTCATCGCGTAACAGGCTCCACCGTTGATGTGCGGTTCAAGGATTCGCTTTGGCCGTTTCAGAATCCGATACTTGTAAACTTCTGGAACGTAACAGCCCATCATCAAAGGACGCTGCGAGCCGCTGTACCACATTTGCGAAAGCCGATCGATCCAGTCGGATTGCGTCGGGCACATGTCCGACTCCAGCCACAAACTGAATCCGTCGTTGTTTTGATAAGCCTGCTCGACGTACTCCATACAGTCCCAAAACATTGCTGTCGGGCCTTCTGGGTATCCGAAGATCTGCGTGGGGCATTGAAAAGGAATCGCATTGCCAAGCGACTGGTAAGCTTCGACAAGCCGCTGTGAAGGTTTCCGTTTCGGGCTGGCGGCGAGCAGGAAGTCCGTTTCGACTTTCGGTTTTGGCCACGACTTCAGAAGTGTCGCGATTCGCAGGTAGCGATCGACTTCTTCTTCGCAAAAGTGAGGCAGGATGACAACATGTTTGCGAGTCTGAGTCATGGCACCAATGTGTTAAAAATGCAGGCGCGAAATCCGTTTACAGCCATCAGAACCATCCGTGGTTCCACTCGACCAGCCTGCTGACGCAATTTATGAAAATGCGGATTCTCGCGTCAATCGCAATTTGTTCTCAAGAATCTGCTGTCAGTTCCATTCGTGAAACTCTGTCTTGACATCGGGACTCAACTGGAGGCCGCGCTCGCGATCACGACAACGGAATCTGATCGAGTTGAGGTTGCCCGAATCCGTTGGATGCCGATACGATGACGACTGTCAGGATGACACGATCGCTAACAGGAAATGCTGTGGCACGGCTCTACATCATCGATCAATCGCTTTGCAAACCGGGGGGCCACCACTTTGACTATGTCAACTGTGTCGCTCGGGCCGCGCACCTCGATAGCCACGAAACGATCGTCGCCACCAATCGTCGATTCGTGTCCCGACGACAAACGAAAAACGATGCCGAGCTGCCGCTGCACACGATCGCCAAAGTCGTACCAAGTTTTCGTAACTCGACGTATCAAAAAGTTAGTTGGCTGGCTGGGCTGAGGCATCTGAAGCGAGCGACCAGCATTGAGGATTTGTCCGTCGAAGAACATGCATCACGGCTGTTTTCGATGCAGCGATTCCTGCGGCGCCGTCGAACCAAATTATTTCGCAAGCAACGCCGCAAAGTTATCGCCCAATTCGCGTGCGATTGCAGTCGATTTTTTGGTGCAGCGGTTCCCGAAAAGTTTGAACGCGGCGATCAAATTTTCTTCACCACCGTTTCCGAGCTGGAGTTGATGGGGCTGGCCATTTACCTCGCAAGCAATCCGTCCTCGCGGCTTGCGACGTGGCACTTACAGTTTCATTTCAACCTGTTCGACGGCCGAACTCCCGAATTCGAATCCCAGTCCGCCGTACAACGAAAAGTCCGCGGTTGCTTTCTGGCTGCGTTGTCGCGAATTCCCGATCACAACCTGATGTTCTACTGCACATCGGAAGAACTGGTCGAACAGTACTCGCGTTTGAACGTGGCCGATTTTTGGCGACTGCCCTATCCCGTCAACCAGCGATTCTCTCCCGAAGGAAACCGGATAGAGACTAGAACCGTCGACGCGGCAAAGATTCCCGCGAAAGCCTTCGCAACCAGCTCCAATGCGGCGGGCCTGACACACGATCCGGAGAACGTAGATTCTTTCGAAACGTCGGAGCGTGCGACAACCAGTAGCGTGCTTCCGCGGATCACCAGCCATTCGGGAACGGCGCGGATGGTCGTGCCTGGCGAATTGCGCCGGGAGAAAGGCAGTGCCGTGCATCTGCAAGGCGTGATTGACGGTCTTTGGGATGAATACCTTTCGACCGGTCGGCTGCAAGTCGCGGTGCAGCGCCCGAATCGGAAAATGCTTGGCCGACAAAAGCTCGAACTGACCCTGCCCGAAGGCAGTCACGGCGTCACCGACGCTCCGGTCATCGACTACTTGCGGCACCCATTGTCAGAAGAGCAGTATTGCCGATTCATTCGCGGCGCGGATTTTGGGTTGTTGCTGCACGACAGCCGCGCCTACTACAGTCGGAGGGCTGGAGTGTTGGGCGAGTTGCTGAGTTGTGGAAAACCAGTGATCGTGCCGGCAGGATGTTGGCTCGCACATCAACTGCAGGAGCCGCAGTTTCGGCATGTCGACAGGATGATGCGTCAATTGCCCAGTGGACGAAAAGTGGAACTTCGTGAGATGAGTTTCGACAGTGACAACGCTCCATTGAGCGGAGGCATCGTCTCCTTCGACCGACAGCGACATCCATTCAGGGCAGATTGCGCCAAGAGCCCCGACGAAAACATCGTCATTGTCAGTTTCGACTGGCAACATCCTCAAAGCCGTGGCGTCGACGCGCGAATCCACTGCACTGAATCAACGGCGGATGGATCGCAACAGACTTCAACCCAGGTGGTCGGCCATCGTTTTTCGGCAGGCAAATGCCACGTGATGTTTCGAGTGGACTTCGGTGGCAACAAAATTGGGCTGGAGATCGAAAACGCGTTTGACGATTCGACTGCGAGTATTCGAAATCTGTCCATGGATCTGTTTCAGGCTGACAATCCTCGGCAGGTACCGCTCGGGGCGATCGGAATGATCTATGCCGATCGTGATTCGATTCAGGATTGCGTTGCAGAACTGGTTGAGCATCTTGATCATTACCAGTTTTCGGCTCAGGATTATTCACAGCGATGGTGGAATGCACATGATCCGAAACGCACGCTCGATTATCTTGTAGGTAGCGGTAACGCCAATCTGAGCGTCGCCTGAAGCTCGAATTTTGAATGCCATTCTGTCTGACAGAAAAGTAAAACTCGCCAACCGGCACGGAATCGCTGCCGAACATTGAAACTGATTGAAGCATTATGAACATACTGGTCGTCGGAGGAGCAGGATACATTGGATCGCACATGGTGCGGCTGTTGGATTCTGCAGGGCACAAAGTTTGGGTTTTGGACAACCTGTCGACCGGCTTTATGCAAGCCGTGACGGCCGGCGAGTTGATCGTTGGCGACATGAACGATTCCGAATTGGTGAAGAGCGTCCTTGGTGACAATCGCATCGACATCGTGATGCACTTTGCGGCTTGTGCTTTGGTCGGCGAGTCATGTGCCAATCCTGCGAAGTACTATCAGAACAACGTAGTCAATACCTTGTTGCTGCTGGAGTCGATGCGAGCCACGAACGTTCGCAAGATTGTGTTTTCGAGCACCTGTGCTACTTACGGCATTCCTGACAAAGTTCCCATCTCCGAAGCTACGCCCCAGCAACCGGTCAACCCGTACGGTTTTACCAAACTGGTCATCGAAAGAGCGCTGCGTGATTATTCGCAAGCACATAACTTTGGCTACGCCGCACTGCGATACTTCAATGCCGCTGGCGCATCTCCGCTCGGCGGAATTGGTGAAGACCACACACCTGAATCGCATTTGATTCCGATCGTGCTGCAGGTTGCGATGGGGCAACGTGAGCAGGTTACTGTTTTCGGAAACGATTGGCCGACGCTCGACGGAAGTTGCGTGCGAGACTACATCCACGTTGACGACCTCGCGGATGCTCATCTTCGCGCGATGGAAAGATTGAAACCTGGCACGGGCATCGAGTTGAATTTGGGAACCGGCACGGGATTCAGTGTGCGGCAGATTATCGAGACCTGTCGCGAGGTCACGAACGTGGACATAAAAAGCGTCGACGGCGATCGGCGTGCCGGAGATCCTCCAGAGCTGGTGGCCGACGCATCGAAAGCAGAATCCGAATTGGGATGGGTGCCGCAATACACTTCGCCGCGGTCAATCATCGAGACCGCGTGGGAATGGCATCGCAACAATCCCGCCGGCTATGGAGATACCGCACTGGCGGAAGGGCAGGTTGAGTAGCTTCGGAGCGCCCGTCTTATATAGCGAGCGTAATGCTTGCGGATTCAGGGCTGAGCTTTCTTCGCCAGCCGTCGTTTCTTTTTCCGTTTCGCCTGAATGGGCAGAAACCAAAGATAGATGCCGGAGATCCAAAGCCCTAGCAGGATCATCCCATTGGCAGAGAACACGTACAGCTTTACGAAATCAGAAAAGTAGGATCCGTCGTGTAGCGATTCGATAAAGTCGCTTCTTCTATAAGCAGACGACAGAATCTCGCCGGTTGCAGAATCGAGTTGGACTTCCCAACCGTTCTTGGCACGCACTTTTATGACGCCCTTCGCTGGACGAACGTCCAGTCGATCAACATCGGCCCATGAATTGATGCGAGCATCTTCGTCGCCCATCGCTGATTCGAGAACTTTTGGCCAGCCGATCGTCATTTGATTCGGACTGCCAGACAATGTTTTGGGCTGAATCCATGCGAACTCCTTCTTGAATTGCAGGATTAAGCCGGTGGCAATAACCAGCAGCAATGGGATCGCGATAAGGATTCCGCCCCACCTGTGAAGCCTTCTTGACCAACGATTCATCTGTTTTTTTTGAACGGACTTGACTTAGTGAACGTAACGGTGCGGACTCAAAACGAATGTCAGCTTTGATTATCCCGGCTATGCCTACTACAGGACTTGCCTTGCCAGATCTCAGGGGGACACATGGTAATGTCAACTTGAGTCGGCGAGGGAAAAAGCGGAAAAAGCAGGGTATCCGCAGACTGCGGAGAAAATCCGGATTATTTACTCAAAGCAAGTTGTAAAACGTGGAAAAGGATGACCGCTGGGTTAAGTTATAGCTGAAATCTTGGGATTTGCGGTCAGGGGAGCTTTGTCCTTGAGCGTAAATTTCGGGGTACGTGTAAACGTGGCTGATTGACAGTGCTTTAGTGCTAGTTAGAATCTGCCGCGCAAGGAACTTGGATCAATCGCCTTGTTTATGCGTATCACCGCAGAATCGGCTCCCGCTGGTTCTGTCCAATGTTTTGAATTCATGATGTCACATCGTGGTGATATCGATTGAAACTTATGTTCGAGTCTCGTTCGAGGAGGACCCTTTTTATGTCGAAGCGTTTTTTCGGCATGTTGGTAGCTTGTGTTGTCGCAACTTTTGCGTCAACGTCTGCCAATGCTGACACACCATGTGGTTGCGGCCAAGTTGTTGCACCATGTGGAGATTGCTACGGAAGCTCCGTAGTTGACCCGTATAGCGCGGGTGGAATGGTATACGATGGAATGTCTGGCGGCATTTCATACGGCGGCGGAGTTGTTGTTGATGGTGGAGCTGGCATGGCCGGCGGCATTGTTGACGGCGGAGCTATCGTCGGCGGTGGAGAAGTTGTTGGTTCAGCTGGCGGCGGATGCTGCGGGCAATCAGTTCGTTACGAAACCCGTACGATCTACCAGAACC is part of the Mariniblastus fucicola genome and harbors:
- the galE gene encoding UDP-glucose 4-epimerase GalE, giving the protein MNILVVGGAGYIGSHMVRLLDSAGHKVWVLDNLSTGFMQAVTAGELIVGDMNDSELVKSVLGDNRIDIVMHFAACALVGESCANPAKYYQNNVVNTLLLLESMRATNVRKIVFSSTCATYGIPDKVPISEATPQQPVNPYGFTKLVIERALRDYSQAHNFGYAALRYFNAAGASPLGGIGEDHTPESHLIPIVLQVAMGQREQVTVFGNDWPTLDGSCVRDYIHVDDLADAHLRAMERLKPGTGIELNLGTGTGFSVRQIIETCREVTNVDIKSVDGDRRAGDPPELVADASKAESELGWVPQYTSPRSIIETAWEWHRNNPAGYGDTALAEGQVE
- a CDS encoding PepSY-associated TM helix domain-containing protein; translated protein: MNRWSRRLHRWGGILIAIPLLLVIATGLILQFKKEFAWIQPKTLSGSPNQMTIGWPKVLESAMGDEDARINSWADVDRLDVRPAKGVIKVRAKNGWEVQLDSATGEILSSAYRRSDFIESLHDGSYFSDFVKLYVFSANGMILLGLWISGIYLWFLPIQAKRKKKRRLAKKAQP